The following proteins are co-located in the Pedobacter sp. FW305-3-2-15-E-R2A2 genome:
- a CDS encoding helicase-related protein, which translates to MPTKFFTNQDDNSLLKKFEGVFSNIDSLRHFDALVGYFRASGYFKVRAFLDKIPNIRILVGINVDVLIKKHHDKGQVFIDNPAETKESFINELVKNIQDANYDEITENGIIQFIQDLIDGKIELRAHPSKKIHAKVYIFRPEKFNEYTACEVITGSSNLTDAGLGAHPESNYEFNVALRDYGDVKFATDEFNRLWIESVPILHADAEAIKKKTYLKDDFTPFELYIKMLIEYFGKRVEYDPYNIDLLLPEKFMRLKYQSDAANQGYAIMMKHNGFILADVVGLGKTIIACMVIKKFIYENGTHTRVLIVLPPALEANWRRTAEDFQIKNHFEFITLGSLNRILNEEDYTYSTADKFDLVIVDESHKFRNDYTEMYIALQQICKKPRIRPSENGDNRKKVILISATPLNNRPQDIENQLYLFQDKRNSTLENIRNLQDYFKPLNEQYKKLASEKKLNIKKLKEVFQKLRDDIIEPLVIRRTRTDIENDPAYKEDLDSQGIIFPTLGDPIAIEYELDGSLATLFNDTVSLITGLDEHGNERSGLGYYRYRAIEFLIDEDDRNVFGNVKSISGRLSAIMKTLLVKRLESSFYAFTQSISRFQTAINNMISMFENDRIFIAPSLDINKLLEEGYSYDDIEAKIIAANEKKGGNNKEFSSSAFDEKFFSNLLMDKERVDDLVNRWSKIDKDPKLDRFLKSVKNIFFQKGKNQSGKLVIFTESKETAEKLTDHLIANFSYKILAVNAGNRKTADNVLRLNFDANLEEEKWKNDYDIVITTEVLAEGINLHRSNTIVNYDVPWNATRLMQRIGRVNRIGSRAKQIFVYNFYPSAHGDDQIKLVNNALRKLQSFHTAFGEDNKIFSLLEEKGDSALFGNHIVKEQNEILEYLTELREFKKKFPKRFNEINEIPNKARCGRTAERKVNLTDDEGSPYQLETKNSSLMYLKSENHPGIFCLVIESIPGKELSFLQAVKLYKAHEKERAIVLPRFHHEQTLQGLEFFKSEKNQENLKSISRKNLNPIENKAISNINALLKYAPTEQKRLSMQKILDIIKKGTYGSKGLPKSINDFFSANAVLLKEPVKMTDKLFFEVLDKYNVSPLNDEQNKELESSSIINPIIVLTQSFI; encoded by the coding sequence ATGCCAACTAAATTCTTTACCAATCAAGATGACAACAGTTTACTAAAAAAATTTGAAGGAGTTTTTTCTAATATTGATAGTTTAAGACATTTTGACGCCTTGGTAGGATATTTTCGCGCATCAGGGTATTTTAAAGTGAGAGCGTTTCTAGACAAAATACCCAACATCAGAATATTAGTTGGTATTAATGTAGACGTTTTGATAAAAAAGCATCATGATAAAGGACAAGTATTTATAGACAATCCTGCAGAAACTAAGGAAAGTTTTATCAACGAACTTGTTAAAAATATTCAAGATGCAAATTATGATGAAATTACAGAGAACGGAATAATTCAGTTTATCCAAGACCTTATCGATGGTAAAATCGAATTGCGCGCTCATCCAAGTAAAAAAATACATGCGAAAGTCTACATATTTCGTCCTGAAAAATTTAACGAATACACCGCTTGCGAGGTAATTACCGGGTCATCTAATTTAACTGATGCGGGTTTAGGGGCACACCCAGAATCAAATTACGAATTTAATGTCGCTCTTCGGGACTATGGAGATGTCAAATTTGCCACAGATGAATTTAACAGACTATGGATTGAGTCCGTTCCTATACTGCATGCTGACGCAGAAGCTATAAAAAAGAAGACCTACCTTAAGGATGACTTTACGCCTTTTGAACTGTACATTAAAATGCTCATTGAATACTTTGGAAAGAGGGTAGAATACGATCCATATAATATCGATTTATTACTGCCTGAAAAATTCATGAGACTGAAGTACCAATCTGATGCAGCAAATCAAGGGTACGCCATTATGATGAAACATAATGGATTTATACTTGCTGATGTGGTGGGCTTGGGTAAAACTATTATAGCTTGTATGGTCATCAAAAAGTTTATTTATGAAAACGGCACACATACCCGTGTATTAATTGTACTTCCTCCTGCATTAGAAGCAAATTGGAGAAGAACAGCGGAAGATTTTCAAATAAAGAATCATTTTGAATTTATCACTTTAGGAAGTCTCAATAGAATTTTGAATGAGGAAGATTATACTTATTCTACTGCAGATAAATTCGACCTTGTTATAGTGGATGAATCTCACAAGTTTAGAAATGATTATACTGAAATGTATATTGCATTGCAGCAAATATGTAAAAAACCAAGAATCAGGCCTTCTGAAAATGGAGATAATCGTAAAAAGGTAATACTGATTTCTGCAACCCCGTTAAATAACAGGCCGCAGGATATCGAAAATCAATTATATTTATTTCAGGACAAAAGAAATAGTACTCTTGAAAATATTAGGAATCTACAGGACTATTTTAAGCCATTAAATGAGCAATATAAAAAGCTGGCATCTGAGAAAAAGCTTAACATAAAAAAGCTTAAAGAAGTATTTCAGAAATTAAGGGATGACATTATTGAGCCTCTTGTAATCCGTCGTACGCGTACCGATATTGAAAATGATCCTGCTTACAAGGAAGATTTGGATAGTCAAGGCATTATTTTCCCTACACTAGGTGATCCTATAGCTATAGAATATGAATTGGATGGTTCCCTGGCAACTTTATTTAATGATACAGTTTCGTTAATAACAGGTTTAGATGAACATGGTAATGAAAGGAGCGGATTGGGATATTATCGATATCGAGCGATTGAGTTCCTAATTGACGAAGATGATCGAAATGTATTTGGTAATGTAAAATCCATATCTGGAAGGTTAAGCGCAATCATGAAGACACTTCTTGTTAAGCGCCTAGAAAGTAGTTTTTACGCCTTTACTCAATCTATTAGTCGTTTTCAAACAGCTATCAATAATATGATTAGTATGTTTGAGAATGATAGGATTTTTATTGCGCCTTCTTTAGATATAAATAAACTTCTAGAGGAAGGATACAGCTATGATGATATTGAAGCCAAGATCATCGCTGCAAATGAGAAAAAAGGCGGAAATAACAAAGAGTTTTCCTCTAGTGCATTTGATGAAAAATTCTTTTCGAATCTCCTCATGGACAAGGAAAGAGTTGATGATTTGGTTAATCGATGGAGTAAGATAGATAAAGATCCGAAACTTGATAGGTTCTTAAAATCTGTGAAGAATATCTTTTTTCAAAAAGGAAAGAATCAAAGTGGAAAGTTGGTAATATTTACTGAATCAAAGGAAACGGCAGAAAAACTTACTGATCATCTCATAGCAAATTTCTCCTATAAAATACTCGCCGTTAATGCAGGAAATAGAAAAACAGCAGACAATGTGTTGCGATTGAATTTTGACGCTAACCTTGAGGAAGAAAAATGGAAAAACGACTACGATATAGTTATAACGACTGAAGTCTTGGCAGAAGGTATAAACCTACATAGAAGCAATACAATTGTGAATTATGATGTGCCTTGGAATGCTACCCGGTTAATGCAACGGATAGGTCGTGTTAATAGAATTGGATCGAGAGCTAAACAAATATTTGTTTATAACTTCTATCCATCAGCACATGGAGATGACCAAATAAAGCTTGTAAATAATGCTTTAAGAAAACTTCAATCATTCCATACAGCATTTGGAGAGGATAACAAAATATTTTCCCTCTTAGAAGAAAAAGGGGACAGTGCATTATTTGGCAATCATATTGTAAAGGAACAAAATGAAATACTAGAATATTTGACTGAATTACGAGAATTCAAAAAGAAATTTCCAAAGCGTTTCAATGAAATCAACGAAATCCCGAATAAAGCAAGATGTGGTAGGACAGCTGAAAGAAAGGTAAACCTTACCGATGACGAAGGAAGTCCATACCAATTAGAAACTAAAAATAGCTCTCTAATGTACTTGAAGTCAGAAAACCATCCAGGAATATTTTGTCTTGTAATAGAAAGTATTCCAGGAAAAGAACTAAGCTTTTTACAGGCTGTAAAATTATATAAAGCCCATGAAAAAGAGCGAGCAATTGTTCTCCCAAGATTTCACCACGAGCAAACGCTTCAAGGGTTGGAATTTTTCAAATCAGAAAAAAATCAGGAAAATTTAAAAAGTATATCTCGAAAAAATTTAAACCCAATAGAAAACAAGGCAATAAGTAATATTAATGCATTATTAAAGTACGCCCCAACGGAACAAAAGAGGCTATCAATGCAGAAAATTTTAGACATTATAAAAAAAGGCACCTATGGATCAAAAGGGCTTCCTAAATCTATTAATGACTTTTTCTCTGCAAACGCTGTATTATTAAAGGAACCAGTCAAGATGACTGATAAACTATTTTTTGAAGTTTTAGATAAATACAATGTTTCACCATTAAATGATGAACAAAATAAAGAATTAGAATCATCATCAATAATTAACCCTATAATCGTTTTGACTCAAAGTTTTATATAA
- a CDS encoding AAA family ATPase: protein MYISKIIIEGFRNFPKNTIEFNDGVNVIIGHNNAGKTSLLKAIGLLIDQNIPKRLEIDDFSKSATLLELQTRPPLVSISLVIDQSIGEDLLSDDLVTVADWLVKLDEPYQALLTYKFSLPFERHADYMLALSGCNTKTEAWLTIKHDFLRFYVNKLYGGDPDLKAVADSASLQKFDFQFLNAIRDVERDMFTGKNTMLRDVLDFFMDYEIKSEDETIKNKATKQSEIKGLKADFTTKAGELITELQTRMRAGKEHILSYATQTGATFNNALPDFDGTISDVEMYSALKLIIGYDALDIKIPATHNGLGYNNLIFMSLLLAKMQVNADGNYLGSNAKVFPVLAIEEPEAHLHPSMQYKFLKFLKENKSQRKVRQVFVTTHSTQITSAVSLDEIICLHNEKGVISAGYPGKVFPATPKGEEAKAYVQRFLDATRSDMLFAQKIILVEGLAEELLMPTLAKYCGRQLDDHHIAIVPVGGRFFDHFLYLFDTTNPYAIPKKVVCLKDRDPERKEATEIHFGSCYPYTYGQSPTLYTYKEHLTSKMVKYASHGNIRFFGQNHPKGKTFEYELCLSNLNSDILLTNSISNQGELKDLLDFYSAGRPLADLLGRLGKSGSNTDLKDSINALNDPTWSEEDKKKAVIATRYLKSVGKGENALELANSLEANLKLPPTAPSNSIEGQVVNLRQSFHVPYYIKKSIVWICK, encoded by the coding sequence ATGTACATTTCGAAAATTATCATCGAAGGATTCAGAAACTTCCCAAAAAACACAATCGAATTTAACGATGGTGTAAATGTAATCATCGGTCATAACAATGCCGGTAAGACCAGCCTTCTTAAGGCTATAGGCTTATTAATCGATCAAAATATTCCGAAAAGACTGGAAATTGATGACTTTTCGAAAAGTGCCACGTTGCTTGAGTTACAAACTCGACCACCTTTAGTTTCTATATCACTTGTTATTGATCAAAGCATAGGAGAAGATCTCTTAAGTGATGATCTTGTCACAGTTGCCGACTGGTTGGTAAAGCTTGACGAACCTTATCAAGCATTGCTAACTTATAAATTTTCACTCCCATTTGAGCGCCATGCTGATTACATGCTTGCTCTTTCAGGCTGTAATACTAAAACTGAGGCATGGCTAACCATCAAGCACGATTTTCTGAGGTTCTATGTTAATAAGCTTTATGGTGGCGATCCTGACTTGAAGGCTGTAGCTGATAGTGCTTCACTACAAAAATTCGATTTTCAATTTCTAAACGCAATCCGTGACGTAGAGCGAGATATGTTTACTGGAAAAAACACCATGTTACGGGATGTTCTTGATTTTTTTATGGATTACGAAATCAAATCGGAAGACGAGACAATAAAAAATAAAGCAACTAAGCAGAGTGAGATCAAAGGATTGAAAGCTGACTTTACTACTAAAGCTGGTGAATTAATTACAGAACTACAAACTAGAATGCGGGCAGGCAAGGAGCATATTCTTTCCTATGCTACGCAAACAGGGGCTACTTTCAATAACGCATTGCCCGATTTTGACGGCACAATTTCAGATGTAGAAATGTACTCTGCATTGAAACTTATTATCGGATACGATGCTTTAGATATTAAAATCCCTGCTACACATAATGGTTTGGGATATAATAATTTGATTTTTATGTCTCTACTTCTTGCAAAAATGCAGGTCAATGCAGATGGCAATTACCTAGGAAGCAACGCCAAAGTCTTTCCTGTATTAGCTATTGAAGAGCCCGAGGCCCACCTCCATCCGTCTATGCAATATAAATTTCTCAAATTTTTAAAGGAGAATAAAAGTCAGCGAAAAGTACGACAGGTATTTGTTACCACCCACTCCACGCAAATTACATCGGCTGTATCTCTTGACGAAATAATCTGCCTGCATAATGAAAAGGGAGTAATCAGCGCTGGGTATCCAGGAAAAGTCTTTCCTGCCACACCGAAAGGAGAAGAAGCAAAAGCTTATGTACAGCGTTTTTTGGATGCAACAAGATCAGACATGCTTTTCGCACAGAAAATTATTTTGGTCGAAGGACTTGCTGAAGAACTTCTGATGCCGACCTTGGCAAAATATTGTGGCAGGCAACTGGATGATCACCACATTGCCATTGTTCCCGTTGGAGGTCGTTTTTTTGACCATTTTTTATATCTTTTCGACACAACAAATCCATACGCTATTCCGAAAAAAGTAGTGTGTTTAAAGGACAGAGATCCAGAAAGGAAGGAGGCAACGGAAATTCACTTTGGCAGTTGCTATCCATATACTTACGGACAGTCTCCTACACTCTATACTTACAAGGAACACCTTACCTCCAAAATGGTTAAGTATGCGTCACATGGCAACATTAGGTTCTTCGGTCAAAATCATCCGAAGGGAAAAACTTTTGAATACGAACTTTGCTTATCCAATTTAAATTCAGATATACTGCTCACTAATTCCATTTCAAATCAGGGAGAGCTTAAAGATCTTCTAGATTTTTATTCGGCAGGCAGACCTTTGGCTGACCTGTTAGGACGTTTAGGGAAAAGTGGCTCGAATACTGACCTCAAAGACTCGATTAATGCGCTTAACGATCCGACATGGAGTGAAGAAGATAAAAAGAAGGCTGTTATCGCAACCCGATATCTAAAATCGGTTGGGAAGGGAGAAAACGCATTGGAATTGGCTAATTCACTAGAGGCCAATCTAAAACTTCCACCAACAGCACCAAGTAATTCCATAGAGGGACAAGTTGTAAATCTGAGGCAGTCCTTTCATGTCCCTTACTACATCAAGAAATCAATTGTGTGGATATGCAAATAA